In Alcaligenes faecalis, the sequence TTCGGAAGTGTCCTGGCGTCGCCGCCTCTCGACCATTCTGCACACGCCCAACCAGCGTGATGCCCGTCGCTTCATGGGTGAGACCGTGGTTCCCGCCTTGCAGGCTGTGGCAGACGAGCTGAGTAAACGCAACCTGAATGTCAGCCTGGAAACGGGCGAGCCGGATACGGCGCAACTGACCATTCAGGCCGACAACCAACGCAACTTTGTCTATGGCGTGGAATTACGTGCACGTCGGGTTGCCAGCTTTACGGCAGCGGCTGCTCGCAACGAGCAGGCTCGACCTCAGGAATGGCAGGTGCGCACCGTCTTTGCCGATGGCAGTCGGGGTTATGACCTGATGGGCTTATCCTCCAGCCAGGTCATCAACGACATCCTGAACCACTTCGAGCGCTATCAGTCGCTGGTCACCTCCGAGGCGACAGCCCTGTACGCGCAGTCGCCCGACCCGACCTAAACCTCTGATCCGGCCTCCAGCTTTCTTTCCAGAATCTGGGGGCCGGGCCCTTGCTGGCCCAGAATATCGGCTGGGTTACGCAAGGGACATTCACTCATGGACAAGCACCCACAGCCAATACAGTGGGTCAGCTCATCGCGCAGTCGCGTCAACTGCTCAATACGATCATTCAAACTGGCTTGCCAACGACTGGACATGGCCCGCCATTGCTTGCTGGATGGCTTGCTGCCCGGTGGCAAACCACGCAAGGCCTCGTGGATTTCTTCCAGAGGAATGCCGGTACGCTGCGCCACTTTGATGATCGCAATGTAGCGTAAAACCACCGAATCAAAACGACGCTGGTTGCCGCTGTTGCGGGTACTGGCAATCAAGCCTTTGGCTTCATAAAAATGCACGGTCGAGACAGGCACACCACTGCGTTTGGCCACTTCCCCCACCGTCAGGGCACGGCTGTAATCCACTGTTTTTGCCATCTTGACACCCCTTGACCTCAAGTTAACTTGAGGTTTTATAGTCCAGGTACCTAATTAAGGCAAGCCATGTCGGCTGCCTCTTTGTTGTCACAGGAACCTGCCATGCCTTCCCTCATTTGGATTCTGTTTGCCGGACCTCTGTCATGGTTACGGCAAGCCCAGCTTGTGCCAGCCACTTACTTCAAACCCGAAGACTGGTCGCAAAGTGATCAGCGATTCGGCTGGACTCTCCCCAACAAACAGCCTCTGTGGCCCTCTTCAATGACAGGAGGATCCGCAGCATGAGTTCGCGTCGTACTTGGATCATCATTCCCGTTCTGGCCGGCGTATTGGCCATAGGCTGGCGTTTGCTGCCCGCCTCGCAAGAAGCTCAGGCAGGTGGCGCCTACCCGCCTGCCGTTGTCGAACTATCCAGCGTCGACTCCCAGACCGCTCCACGTCTTTTGCATGCGGTCGGTGCACTGGAAGCCTGGCAGCAAGTGCTGCTCAGCGCAGAGACCAGCGGTCGTATTCGCAAGATTGATTTCACCTCCGGGCAGCAAGTCAAGGCAGGCCAGCCACTGGTCTTGCTGAATGACGAACTGGAACAAGCCAGCGTGCGCCGCGAGCAGGCGCAGGTCAAACAGGCCGCCATTCAGCTCAGCCGGGTACGCAAGCTGAAAGAACAGCAAGCCGCCACCCAGGAACAGCTGGATCAGGCCCAGGCCGATCACGCCGTGGCTCAGGCCCAGCTGCAATATCAACGTGCTGAACTGGCCTTGAAACAGATTGCCGCCCCCTTCTCGGGCCGCATCGGTATCACCAGCCTGCACCAGGGCCACTACTTGCAACCCGGCCAGGCCATCGCCAGCCTGGTCGATGACAGCCAACTGCGTGTGAACCTGACCGTGCCAGAGCAAAGCCTGCCGGATCTGAACGTGGGCCAGACACTGCAAGTGCAGGTGGACGCCTGGCCGGGCGAGAACTTCCAGGCTGAAATCAGCGCCGTTGATCCCTTGATCGGTGATTCGCGCACCGTGCGCCTGCAAGCCTTGCTGCCCAATCCGGACAATCGCCTGAAAGCCGGGATGTACGCCCGCGCTCAATTGAAACGCCCCGCCGAAGCTCCCGTGCTGACCGTGCCCGAAACTGCACTGACCTACACCGCTTATGGTCAGACCGTCTTTGTGGCCTCCCCCAAGGATCAGGGCCTGTGGCAGGTCAAGCGTGTAGCCGTACAAACCGGCGAGCAATGGGACGAGCGTGTCGAAATCATTGATGGTCTGAAGGAAGGCGACACCGTTGTCAGCGCCGGCCAGATCAAGATTCAGGACGGCTCCACTGTGCAGACCGCCAAGGACAAGGAGCCCGTATGAACACCACCTCCCGTCCCGGCTTTACCGACTTGTTCGTTCGTCGGCCGGTACTTGCCCTGGTGGTCAGCGCCTTGCTCCTGATGTTGGGCCTGTTTTCCCTGGACAAGCTGCCCATCCGGCAGTACCCCCTGCTGGAAAACTCCACCATCACAATTACCACCGAGTACCCCGGCGCCTCTGCACAGCTGATGCAAGGCTTTGTCACCCAACCTATCGCCCAGGCTCTGGCCTCGGTCGAAGGGGTGGATTATCTGTCCTCCAACTCCGTGCAAAGCCGCAGTGTCGTGACCTTGCGCATGGAACTGAACCGCGACTCCACCCAGGCCCTGACGGAAGTCATGAGCAAGGTCAGCCAGGTGCGCTATCGCCTGCCTGAAGGCGCGTATGACCCGGTTGTGGAACGCTCCTCCGGGGACTCCACTGCCGTGGCCTATGTGGGCTTTTCCACAACATCGATCTCCATCCCGGAACTGAACGACTATCTGTCCCGCGTGGTGGAACCCATGTTCTCCACCATTGACGGTGTGGCGAAGATTCAGACCTTTGGCGGTCAGAAACTGGCCATGCGACTGTGGCTGGATTCGGACCGCATGGCTGGCTATGGCCTGACCGCTGCCGATATTGCCCAGGCCGTGCGTGCCAACAACTACCAGGCCGCTCCCGGCATGGTCAAAGGCCAGCATGTCTTGAGCAATATTCAGCTCAACTCGGACCTGACCAGCGTGGCCGAATTTCAGGACCTGATCGTGCGTGAGGACGGCACCTCGCTGGTACGTCTGCGCGACATAGGCAAGGTGGAACTGGGTGCAGCAGCGACTGAAACCAGCGCCTTGATGGATGGCCTGCCCGCCATTCACCTGGGTTTGTTCCCTACTCCCGGCGGCAATCCCTTGCGCATTGTGGAAGGCATTCGTGATCGCCTGCCCGCTATTGAGGCGACCCTGCCACCCGGCGTGGAAGTGGCCCTGGCTTTTGAAACCGCCCGCTTCATTCAAGCCTCGATTGATGAGGTGCTGAAGACCCTGACCGAAGCCATGATTATCGTGGTGCTGGTGATTTACCTGTGCCTGGGCTCCTTCCGCAGTGTGCTGATTCCCCTGGCTACTATCCCCTTGTCCATGCTGGGAGCCGCTGCCTTGATGCTGGCCTTTGGTTTCAGCATCAACTTGCTGACCTTGCTGGCCATGGTGCTGGCGATCGGGCTGGTCGTGGACGACGCGATTGTGGTGGTTGAAAACGTGCACCGTCATATTGCTGCCGGGCGTTCGCCCGTGGTGGCCGCCTTGCTGGGCGCACGTGAAGTAGCCGGCCCTGTGATCGCCATGACGCTGACCCTGGCTGCCGTCTATGCCCCGATTGGTCTGATGGGTGGCCTGACTGGAGCACTCTTCAAGGAGTTTGCCCTGACGCTGGCCGGTGCCGTGCTGGTATCCGGTGTAGTGGCCCTGACCCTGTCCCCGGTGATGAGTTCCTTGCTGCTGCCCTCGCAGCAAGATGAAGGCCGCATGGCGCACATGGCAGAGAGCTTCTTTGGGGGCCTGTCGGCCCGCTATGGTCGCTTGCTGGCACGTTCCTTGCGTCACCGCTGGATCACGGGTGCCATGGCCTTGCTGGTCTTTATCAGCCTGCCCGTACTCTATCAAATGACACACAGCGAACTGGCTCCCATTGAGGACCAGGCCAGCGTGCTGACAGCCGTGAAGGCTCCACAAAACGCCAACCTGGCCTACGCCGAACGCGACGGCAAGCTGCTGGATGACACCTATCGCCAAGTGAACGAAACCGAAAGCACCTGGTTGATTGTGGGTACGGACGGCCCGGCCGCCAGTTTTGGCGGGATCAACCTGAAGGACTGGAGCAAGCGCGAGCGCGATGCCAGCGCCGTACAGGGCGAGCTGCAAGGACGTGTCAGCACCATTCCCGGCAGCAGCATCTTTGCTTTCCAGCTTGCCCCCTTGCCCGGCTCCAGCGGCGGTCTGCCCGTGCAGCTGGTACTGCGTAGTCCCGGCGATTACCGCACGGTGTACGACACAATGGAATGGGTCAAACAGCAAGCCCGTGAAAGCGGATTGTTTGTGGTGGTGGACAGTGACCTGGACTACAACAAGCCCGTTTCCCGCGTCCAGATCGACCGCAGCAAAGCTGCCAGCATGGGCATCAGCCTGCGAGATATTGCCGACTCCCTGGCCGTGCTGGTGGGCGAGAACTACCTGAACCGCTTCTCGCTGGATGGTCGCTCCTATGACGTGATTCCGCAAAGCCAACGCGAACTGCGCCTGACGGCACAAGCACTGACGCGCCAGTTTGTACGCAGTGCCAATGGCGAACTGGTGCCCTTGTCGGCCATGGTTCAGATTCACAGCGAAGTGGAGCCCAACAGCCTGCGCCAATTCAACCAGCAAAACTCGGCCACGCTGCAAGCCATTCCCGCACCGGGCGTAACGCTGGGACAAGCCGTTGGCTATCTGGACGAAATCGCGCGTCAATTGCCCGCAGGCTTTACGCATGACTGGCAATCGGAGTCGCGCCAATTCACCCAGGAAAGTCAGTCTCTGGTGTGGGCCTTCCTGGCCGCGCTGGTTGTGATTTATCTGGTGCTGGCCGCGCAGTACGAAAGCCTTGTGGACCCCATCATCATTCTGGTGACGGTGCCCTTGTCCCTGTGCGGTGCCCTGCTGCCCCTGGCACTGGGATTTGGCACGCTCAACATCTACACCCAGATAGGTCTGCTAACGCTGGTCGGCCTGATCAGCAAGCACGGTATTCTGATGGTGGAGTTTGCCAATGAGCTGCAATTCAAAGAAGGCCTGAAAAAGCCCGAAGCCATCTTGCAGGCCGCCCGCATTCGTTTGCGTCCTGTGCTGATGACAACCGGAGCCATGGTCTTTGGTCTGGTGCCTCTGCTGTTTGCCTCGGGTGCTGGCGCAAACAGCCGCTTTGGCCTGGGTGTGGTGCTGGTCTCGGGCATGTTGATCGGTACGATCTTCACCCTGTTCATCTTGCCTACTTTGTATACCTTGCTGGCGCGTGACCACGCCCATCAAGCAGACACCCCGCGGGCGCGCGCCTTGGCTCAAGCCCTGCGCCCTTCGACTGGAGAACACTCATCATGACGCCACTATTATCAAACAGGCTAGCGCCTGTGGCGCGTGCTCTGCGACTGGTGATCCCCAGCCTGATCCTGAGCGGTTGCGCCGTGGGACTGGATACCTCCATTCCCACCGCTCCCAGCCTGGCCGAAACCAACTGGAACAGTCAGTTCGCTCAAGCCAGCGAGCAACGCGAAAACTGGTGGACCTTGCTGCAGGACCCGCAGCTGGACGCCCTGATTGCCAAGGCTCTGGATCACAATCTGGATATTGCCCAGGCACAGGCCCGCTGGCGGGCCTCCCGCGCCCTGATCGACGAGCGCCAGCACGATCGCCTCCCGGCCGTCACAGCCCATGCCAGCTACAACCGTAGTGGTTCACAGTTTGCTGCACCAGACGGCTCCATTGATCACGGTATTACCGAGAACTGGCGTTTGGGTATGCAAGCCACCTGGGAGATCGACCTGTTTGGCCGTGTGGAACAACTGGCCCGCTCTGCCCAGGCACGCAGCGAAGCCAGCGCGGATCAACTGGAGCTGACTCGACAGGCGATGGCCGCTGAGCTGGCACGCCAATACGTGCAGGCCCAAGGTTTGCAGCGACGGCTGGCTCTGGCAGAGGACGATGTCCGCAGTTGGGAACATACGATCAAGCTGGTACAGGCTGGCGTATCGCTGGGCCGGGAATTACCGGAGAATCTGGACAATGCCCAGGCCGGTCTGGAACGTGCCAAAACTCTGGTGCCGCAACTGCGCAGTGACCTGGAACTGGCTCGCTTGCGCATCCAGGTGCTAAGCGGCGGGCAAGCCGAGAGCATTGATACGCCACTGCCTAGCGCCAAGGCACCGTTGGCTGCTTCCCTGCCTTTGGGCGATGTCAACGCCATGCTGTTCAACCGGCCTGACGTACGCGCTGCACGACAGGAAATCCTGGCCAGCTCACACGAAGTCGCCTCAGCCACCGCCGAGCTATACCCCCGTCTGGATCTGGCTGGTTTTATCGGCTTCTTTGCCCTGCGTGGCAGCAACCTGGGCAATGCTGCGCGAGCATTCGATGTCTCGCCCGCCATGCAATGGCCTGCTCTACGCCTGGGCCATGCCAAGGCACGCTTGCGTGGCATGGAAGCGGTGGCCGATGAATCACGCCTGCACTATCAACAAGTGCTGTTGCAAGCGCAGGAGGAAATTCAGGGGTCTTTGCAAAGGCTGACTCAGCATCAGGAAAGCCTGCTTAGCCTGACACGGGCTGCTTCGCATCTGGAAAACGCCCATGAACGTGCCTTGACGCGTTATGAAGTGGGGGCTGGAGCCTATCAGCAAGTGCTGGAAAATCAGCGCAGCTTGAACCAGACCCGGCAAGAGCTGGCAATTGCGGAAACCGGCTCGTACCTGAATGTGATTGCCTTGTATCAGGCCTTGGGTTGGGGAATAGCAACGCCAAGCAGCCCTGAGTAATTTCAGGCTTGATGGGATTGGGGGTGGTCTGTCTCAAAGATGGACCGCCCCTTTTCTATTTGGGCATCCGTCTGTTGCAGAAACTCGGATAGATTCGCAATCTTGCTTTGCATCAGCCGCTCCAGCAGCTTCCCGCCAAACCACAACAAGGCGCAGCAGAAAAGCGTAATCGGCAATACATACCAACGCAGCCAGGCCGAAGCATCCAGCAACCAGCCCAGCACGGTAAAAATCACCACCAAGGTGCAGGCAATCCAGTTATTGCGTTTGGCTTTGAGCAAAAATTTACTCAGATCCTGGTGACCACGCTCCAGTGTCTCTAATTGCTCGCTCAGTTGATCACGATCTTTCGTCAACTGTGCCCAGGCCGCGCGTTGCTCCTGTGTCACCGGCCTGCCGGGTTCATGTTCCTGATTGCTCATTATCTCTACGCCTGACAGCGGAGTGCTCTGGAAAAACGCTATTGTAGGAGGAATGAAAACGGGGAGTGTTTCTGTCTTTTTCTTTAGCAAGCCAGCCTATGTCTATTACTTCCAGCACGTCACTCCATACCACGCCTGCTCTCGCTACCCGCAGCACATCAGAATAGCCAGAACACCTTGCTAGTTCCCCAGCAAGGACGAACCTTTCTGCCCCAGGGACAGCACTTCACTGGCGTTCACAATGGCAATCGAAATATCTTCAATCGTGCTGCGCTTGTTCATGGCCTGTTCGCGGATCAGATCGTAGGCCTGATCTTCCGATACCTGATGGGTACGCATCAAGATCGTCTTGGCCTGCGCCACATGCCGCTGCCCCATCAATTTGGTTTGCAGCTTGCTGATCAGACGACGCTGCTGGCGCAGTTCCTTATGGTATTTGCGCGCTAGCACAACGGTGGACAGCAAACCGAAAGAACGAATGGGCGAAGGCAGGATCGCCTGAATATTCAAATCCAGCACCGCCGACACGATCGTGGGGTTTTCATAATTGACCACGGCAATAATCGTGGGCGCTTCCTCCTCGCAGACCCAATCCAGACGTAGGTGCAACAGATCAGGTTGCACGGCCAGAAACACCAGATCCGTTCCTGAAGGCAGGTTTTGCGTGGGCGGCCAGATCGTCTGGACCGAACACCCGATACGCTGCAGTTGCTGGGTCAGCAAGCGGCCATCGCTATCGTCCGGATGCATGACCACCATCGTCAATTGCCGCAGTTCCTTGAGCTGCGGCGAGGTGGCATGCGGAAAACGATTCCGCACTCGCAAGGGCTTGTTTGCCGGCTCATCACCGTAGGAAGAGGAGTTGGCCACGCTTTATGTCTCCAAAGTATCCAGCTTGGCAGTCCAGTCGCCCAAAGAATGGGTGACCAGATACGGGTCGGGCGAGACCGGGCGCGTTGCCTGGCGCACAATCGCAAATTCGCCGTCGGCATTGATGCGTCCAATCCGTGGATAAAGCCAGGTGTGGTGATTATTGGGATCGACCTTGATCCGCCCCTGAGGCGCATCCAGTTCACTACCCAGCAGGTAGGGCAGCAAATCCCCGATCGCATCACTGGCAGATTGCCGATACGCATTGGCGAACAAATGCATCTGTGAATAGGCAGCTTCCCAACACAGATTAGGGTGGCAGTCGGCCCCAAAGCGCTTGCGCAAACTGGCCAGGCAACGCGCATTGACCTCCGACTCGATGGATTGGAAATACGGTGCAGCGGTGAAATGCCCACAGGCAATTGCTGCGCCCATCTGTGCAATCTCGGCCTCGGAGGTCGTCAGGCTGGCAATGGGCATGGTTTGCGGATTAAAGCCCGCATTGGCATAAGCGCGATACAGATTGGCCGTGGAGTCCCCCACTACGGTGGAGAAAATAAAGTCCGGCTGCTTCTGGCGTATATCTTCCATGATCAGGCTGTAATCGCTCTCGCTGGCATCCAGTGGCAGATAGTGTTCGCCCAGCACCTTGCTATCGGGATGCTGCATGACCAGCTCGCGCATGATGCGGTTGGACTCGTAGGGGTAGATATAGTCCGAGCCAATCATGTAGACCCGCGCGCCAAAATTGCTGGTCATGAAATGCGCCAGCTGCACACTGTTCTGATTGGGCGCCGCGCCGGTATAGATCACATTGCCCGAGAACTCGAAACCTTCGTACAGCGTGGGATAGAACAGCAGCTTGTTCCACTTTTCAACAATCGGGATTACGGCCTTGCGGCTGCTGGACATATAGCAGCCAAAGATCACATTGACGCGATCCTGCACAATCAGCCGCTCGGCCTGTTCAGCGTAGCAAGCGGGCTTGGACGCCGGGTCGTAACACACCGCCACCAGCTCGCGCCCGAGCAGGCCACCGGCCTCGTTGATTTCCTCAATCGCCAGTTTGGTGCCCTGCCATTGCGACTGACCAATGGTAGAGGTCATGCCGGTTGCGGAATAAAGAACGCCGACGCGTACGGGTTCGTTGTGAGCCAAAGTCCATCTCCTGTCTAGCATGGTAGGGGCGCAGGTCGACAGACCTGCCGGTAAACACTACGAGCGAGCATCAGGTTACTCCAAAAAACTGCATTACTCTGGCCCCCACCGAGCTTGCTTCCCTATGTGAACTACCAGGCATCCATCAGGATCAAGGTGCCGGGCAACCAGCAGGTCAGCGCGCCGATCAGGACGGTGTACACGGGCAAGATACGCAAGGACCGGCCCAGTCCCAAGGCCAGAAAAAACAGGAACCACAGGCTGGACCACAAGAGCCACATGGTGATCAAACGCGGGTCGCTGGCAGTCCCGGCAAAGGCCAACGCGCTGATGGCCACAAACAGGCAATACCAGCCAAAGCCCACTCCTTTCAGGCCATACCACTGCACCACGGCCAGATACAGATAGGTGAAGGCAAACAGCAGCCCACCGGCAACGGCAAAGTAATCGGCCATTTGCTCGCCGCGCTGCAAGCCCAGCAAATTGATGAACAGGGCCAGCAGCCCCACCAACAAGTTAAAGGGGGCCAGGTCCCGACTTTCAATACGTCCAGTCAAACCCACGCCATTAACAATCAGCACAGCCCCAATAAAGAAAAGCGCAACACCCAACATGGCATAAGCCTCCAAAACAAGGTGACGATTCCGGCCTGGCTGGCGTCAGTCCTTGCTGACGCTGCGTGAGCTCTGTGTATCACGATGGCATAGGGCTGCGAAGCAGGGTTCCAAATAGTTCGCGACCTAATTACGAGGTCGGATTTATTTCAGGCAAACAAAAAGGCCCAGACCGGTTCAAGCACTGAACCAGTCTGGGCCTTTTTGCCCGGCATCGGCGCTGGCAGCATTGGCAGCGGATGTCGTCTCTATTTGGAAATGTCGCAGCGATCTGAAATCGCGATCGATGCAATTCTTACATAGCCCGGTCTGTCGTCTGTACTAGCGATTACCCTAGCGGCTGACTATTGGCGTCCTAAATATATTTTGTGCTACAGTAGCCCATCGATTTAACGATCTGATCCCTATTCCATGAACCGCCCCGCATCCTCTTTGCCAAGCACTCTGCCCCTATCGCGGGCCGCGTCGCTGCGGGCGGGCTCTCCTCCATCTGTCTTGCTGATGACTGTCGTCGCCCCGGGCGTCGTCAATCAAGTCGCAGTCGTGTCCGATGTTGTCGTCGACACACGCGTCTACAGCGTCTGCTCCTAAGACCTCTTTTTCTTTTCCTGCGCTCTTGATGCGCCTGGAATGTCTTTGCAGACAAACCTAATTTATTTAGACAGATAAAGAACATCATGACTTCTTCTTCTCGCGCCCAAATGGGTGCTATTGCCCTGTTCGTGCTGCTTTGGGGCAGCGCGGGTATTTTCACTCGTATCGGTTTGGATCATGGCTCGGTTATGGCCATGCTGATTCTGCGTTTTGCCATCGCCCTGCCTATGGTGATCGTGCTGGGTCACTTCAATGGCGGCTGGCTACCGCCTAAAGGGCAACGTCTGCTGCCTGCCATCAGCGGTTTGCTGATGATCGGGCTGTATTCGTTTTTCTATTTTGAAACCCTGGCCCAAGGGATCACACCGGGTCTGCTGGCCACGATTCTGGGTGTACAGCCAATTCTGACTTTGGCGCTGACCGAGCGGCGTTTTTCCCTGACCCGTATGGCTGGTTTGGCCTTGTCTTTGACTGGCCTGATTCTGGTGGTTTATCAAAGCCTGATTGTCAGCCGTTTGTCCGTGACAGGTCTGGTATTTGCAATTGCTGCTTTGTTAAGCATCACTGTCGGGACGATTGTTCAAAAGCGTCAGCCTGTGGGGGCCCTGCAAGGAATGCCTTTGCAGTACTCCTTGTCTCTGGGCTTGTTTATTCTGGTGTCCCTGGGCTTGGGACAGGAAATCCGCTGGGAGAACACGCTAGGCTTTTGGGGGCCGGTGGTATGGCTTGGCCTGGTGATTTCCGTGCTGGCCCAGTTGCTGTTGTATCGCATGATTCGCAGCGGGAATCTGGTCAATGTCACTAGCCTGTTTTATCTGGTGCCTGTGGTGACGGCGGGATTGGATTTTCTGATTCTGGGGAATACCTTGGCAGCTCGCGCAGGGCTGGGACTGGTGGCTATCTTGGCTGGTCTGTGGCTGACATTACGGAAGAAGGCGGCGTAAGTCTGCTTTTTATAAGTGGGGTTTCATAGAGAGTGAAATCGGTCTTTGAATGATGGGATCGGTCTCCGTGAAGCCACCACTTGGGGCCCTCTGCAGGGATTGGGCTGAGAACTTGCCGGTGCTGCGCACCGGTGCCCTTGTCAGGAGATAGCTACGGGCGCATCCTGAACTCGCCGGGTACTTGGTCCCCCGGACCAAGTACAAGCGTCCGGCTCAAACAGCAGGATGCTTGAACCCCTACGCTATCTCCTGACCGCGGCAAGTACTCTGATCCGCCCAATCCCTGCAGAGGGCCCCAAGTGGTTCACAGTGATGCATATCCACGATTCAAGCTGGTTTACTTCCAAGATCCAAGTGCTCAGAGACAGATCGCAATGCCTAGATCTCTATTTTTTAGCAACCCTCGTCAAAACACCCCCTAAAAGCCCCTGACTTACGAGTTCTCGCTACAGATAGATGCCAATAATCAGCGTGTAAATACCGCAAGCATGCTGATCATCATTGATGATTACTTTTGGGCTTTTTTCAACTGGCCTCACTGCGCTCAATGGCAGTAACCCTTCAATCCATCTCAACAACTTGGCCAACAACAAGCCCTAAGCCCACCAAGCGCCAAGCCAAGGAACGCTAAAAAGCCCCCTGTCCTCTCTACAACCAGCACTTTCTCCCGCCCCAAATCGGTTTTTTTATATTTCTCCGTTGTGAGTCGCTTGGGGGCCGGGTCCAGGGGGGTGGGCGATTCAGACTGCTTGCCGCAGGCGATGTCTTGATACGGGATACAAGCACTCTGCTGTTTGAGCCCGACGCTTGTGGTTTGTCCGGGGGACAAACCACCGGGCGAGTTCAGAGTGCGCCCGTATCAAGACATC encodes:
- the soxR gene encoding redox-sensitive transcriptional activator SoxR codes for the protein MAKTVDYSRALTVGEVAKRSGVPVSTVHFYEAKGLIASTRNSGNQRRFDSVVLRYIAIIKVAQRTGIPLEEIHEALRGLPPGSKPSSKQWRAMSSRWQASLNDRIEQLTRLRDELTHCIGCGCLSMSECPLRNPADILGQQGPGPQILERKLEAGSEV
- a CDS encoding efflux RND transporter periplasmic adaptor subunit, translated to MSSRRTWIIIPVLAGVLAIGWRLLPASQEAQAGGAYPPAVVELSSVDSQTAPRLLHAVGALEAWQQVLLSAETSGRIRKIDFTSGQQVKAGQPLVLLNDELEQASVRREQAQVKQAAIQLSRVRKLKEQQAATQEQLDQAQADHAVAQAQLQYQRAELALKQIAAPFSGRIGITSLHQGHYLQPGQAIASLVDDSQLRVNLTVPEQSLPDLNVGQTLQVQVDAWPGENFQAEISAVDPLIGDSRTVRLQALLPNPDNRLKAGMYARAQLKRPAEAPVLTVPETALTYTAYGQTVFVASPKDQGLWQVKRVAVQTGEQWDERVEIIDGLKEGDTVVSAGQIKIQDGSTVQTAKDKEPV
- a CDS encoding MexW/MexI family multidrug efflux RND transporter permease subunit produces the protein MNTTSRPGFTDLFVRRPVLALVVSALLLMLGLFSLDKLPIRQYPLLENSTITITTEYPGASAQLMQGFVTQPIAQALASVEGVDYLSSNSVQSRSVVTLRMELNRDSTQALTEVMSKVSQVRYRLPEGAYDPVVERSSGDSTAVAYVGFSTTSISIPELNDYLSRVVEPMFSTIDGVAKIQTFGGQKLAMRLWLDSDRMAGYGLTAADIAQAVRANNYQAAPGMVKGQHVLSNIQLNSDLTSVAEFQDLIVREDGTSLVRLRDIGKVELGAAATETSALMDGLPAIHLGLFPTPGGNPLRIVEGIRDRLPAIEATLPPGVEVALAFETARFIQASIDEVLKTLTEAMIIVVLVIYLCLGSFRSVLIPLATIPLSMLGAAALMLAFGFSINLLTLLAMVLAIGLVVDDAIVVVENVHRHIAAGRSPVVAALLGAREVAGPVIAMTLTLAAVYAPIGLMGGLTGALFKEFALTLAGAVLVSGVVALTLSPVMSSLLLPSQQDEGRMAHMAESFFGGLSARYGRLLARSLRHRWITGAMALLVFISLPVLYQMTHSELAPIEDQASVLTAVKAPQNANLAYAERDGKLLDDTYRQVNETESTWLIVGTDGPAASFGGINLKDWSKRERDASAVQGELQGRVSTIPGSSIFAFQLAPLPGSSGGLPVQLVLRSPGDYRTVYDTMEWVKQQARESGLFVVVDSDLDYNKPVSRVQIDRSKAASMGISLRDIADSLAVLVGENYLNRFSLDGRSYDVIPQSQRELRLTAQALTRQFVRSANGELVPLSAMVQIHSEVEPNSLRQFNQQNSATLQAIPAPGVTLGQAVGYLDEIARQLPAGFTHDWQSESRQFTQESQSLVWAFLAALVVIYLVLAAQYESLVDPIIILVTVPLSLCGALLPLALGFGTLNIYTQIGLLTLVGLISKHGILMVEFANELQFKEGLKKPEAILQAARIRLRPVLMTTGAMVFGLVPLLFASGAGANSRFGLGVVLVSGMLIGTIFTLFILPTLYTLLARDHAHQADTPRARALAQALRPSTGEHSS
- a CDS encoding efflux transporter outer membrane subunit produces the protein MTPLLSNRLAPVARALRLVIPSLILSGCAVGLDTSIPTAPSLAETNWNSQFAQASEQRENWWTLLQDPQLDALIAKALDHNLDIAQAQARWRASRALIDERQHDRLPAVTAHASYNRSGSQFAAPDGSIDHGITENWRLGMQATWEIDLFGRVEQLARSAQARSEASADQLELTRQAMAAELARQYVQAQGLQRRLALAEDDVRSWEHTIKLVQAGVSLGRELPENLDNAQAGLERAKTLVPQLRSDLELARLRIQVLSGGQAESIDTPLPSAKAPLAASLPLGDVNAMLFNRPDVRAARQEILASSHEVASATAELYPRLDLAGFIGFFALRGSNLGNAARAFDVSPAMQWPALRLGHAKARLRGMEAVADESRLHYQQVLLQAQEEIQGSLQRLTQHQESLLSLTRAASHLENAHERALTRYEVGAGAYQQVLENQRSLNQTRQELAIAETGSYLNVIALYQALGWGIATPSSPE
- a CDS encoding ANTAR domain-containing response regulator — translated: MANSSSYGDEPANKPLRVRNRFPHATSPQLKELRQLTMVVMHPDDSDGRLLTQQLQRIGCSVQTIWPPTQNLPSGTDLVFLAVQPDLLHLRLDWVCEEEAPTIIAVVNYENPTIVSAVLDLNIQAILPSPIRSFGLLSTVVLARKYHKELRQQRRLISKLQTKLMGQRHVAQAKTILMRTHQVSEDQAYDLIREQAMNKRSTIEDISIAIVNASEVLSLGQKGSSLLGN
- a CDS encoding transporter substrate-binding domain-containing protein, encoding MAHNEPVRVGVLYSATGMTSTIGQSQWQGTKLAIEEINEAGGLLGRELVAVCYDPASKPACYAEQAERLIVQDRVNVIFGCYMSSSRKAVIPIVEKWNKLLFYPTLYEGFEFSGNVIYTGAAPNQNSVQLAHFMTSNFGARVYMIGSDYIYPYESNRIMRELVMQHPDSKVLGEHYLPLDASESDYSLIMEDIRQKQPDFIFSTVVGDSTANLYRAYANAGFNPQTMPIASLTTSEAEIAQMGAAIACGHFTAAPYFQSIESEVNARCLASLRKRFGADCHPNLCWEAAYSQMHLFANAYRQSASDAIGDLLPYLLGSELDAPQGRIKVDPNNHHTWLYPRIGRINADGEFAIVRQATRPVSPDPYLVTHSLGDWTAKLDTLET
- a CDS encoding AmiS/UreI family transporter — protein: MLGVALFFIGAVLIVNGVGLTGRIESRDLAPFNLLVGLLALFINLLGLQRGEQMADYFAVAGGLLFAFTYLYLAVVQWYGLKGVGFGWYCLFVAISALAFAGTASDPRLITMWLLWSSLWFLFFLALGLGRSLRILPVYTVLIGALTCWLPGTLILMDAW
- a CDS encoding DMT family transporter, with amino-acid sequence MTSSSRAQMGAIALFVLLWGSAGIFTRIGLDHGSVMAMLILRFAIALPMVIVLGHFNGGWLPPKGQRLLPAISGLLMIGLYSFFYFETLAQGITPGLLATILGVQPILTLALTERRFSLTRMAGLALSLTGLILVVYQSLIVSRLSVTGLVFAIAALLSITVGTIVQKRQPVGALQGMPLQYSLSLGLFILVSLGLGQEIRWENTLGFWGPVVWLGLVISVLAQLLLYRMIRSGNLVNVTSLFYLVPVVTAGLDFLILGNTLAARAGLGLVAILAGLWLTLRKKAA